Part of the Desulfobacterales bacterium genome, TACGGCCAATGTGATATATCTGAAAGAAAGGAGTTTCTTTATGCTGAAAAAGGACCTGATCCTCCGGAACCCGTTGCGGCTCCTGGGAAATGAGCAGGAAACCATTCTGTCACCGGGCGGCTTCGGCGCCATCCTGGCGCGCGCCGGCGTGGGCAAGACATCCCTGATGGTGCAGCTCGCCCTCAATACCCTCTTGGGCAACCGGAACGTTCTGCATATCAGCATGAATGATCCGGTAAAAAAAGTCAGCCTCTGGTACGAAGAGGTTTTCCGGCATATTGCTGATAAATACCAGCTGGCACAGATAGATCAGCTCTGGGAAGGGATCCTGCCGCACCGGTTTATCATGACGTTTAAAGTCGAGGTGTTCAGCGTGCCCAAACTGGAAGAACGCCTCACCGACCTGACCGAGCAGGGCATTTTTTTTCCCAACATGATCATCATCGACGGGCTCCCCTTTACGGAAAGCGCCCGTGAAATGCTGCAGGAATTAAAACAATTGGCCTTGAAGCATGCCCTGCATGTCTGGTTTTCCGTTCGCACCCATCGCCATGAAACCGTTGATACAGACCCCGACGGCGTCCCCTCCGCGTTTCAGAATGTCGCCGACTTGTTTGAGGTGTTGATCGGCCTGAAGCCCGAAGGCGAAGAAATTCATGTCCGGGTCTTGAAAGGCGGCAGTGCGGACAGGGACCCCAGGGGGTTGCAGCTGGACCCGGCCACCATGCTGATCATGGATATCGCCGACAAGGCAGCTGCCGTCTGAAAATTCGAATATCGAAGCACGAAATTCGAAACAATAGTCAATGATCAAAATTCAAATGACCGAAACAGTATGTAGTCTACCCCCCCATCGGAACGCCCGATTGTTTTTGTCATTTAACCAATCGAATTTTGTATTTGTTTCGGATTTCGAATTTATTTTTTGGTTTTAACTGTTAGCGGAAAATCCTTTGTAAGTTTCAAGGCTCCGTCCCCGTTTGGTTCCGAAAGTCATTTCAGGTGCATGATAAAGTCATTGATGGCCCGGTGCACGCGCTCGGCCCCCGGCCCCAGCAGGATGCCGTGGCGGTTGAAATTAAACAGGGTGTACGCTTTGTCGGCAGACCCCAGCTGTTCGAACGCACGGCGGGACCCTTTGGGATCCACGACCGGATCCCGGCGTGACTGTATTACCAGCGCCGGAGATGTGATTTCCCCCAGCTTGGGCGCCAGCGCTTCCATCAGGCGCTCCAGCTCCCTGATGCCCGCCACCGGATTCCGCACATAATTGATATGCGGGTTTTCAGGCCTGTTTTCCACAAATTCTTTTTGGGCGCCTTCCCAGTGCACCCTTTTCATGATCCGGTTCCAACCATCCACCGCCGGAACGAATTTGGAAGAAAAGTCCTGCAGCCGCATCGGCGGCGAAACCGCAAAGATCCCCGCAATGTCCTTTATCCGGGCGGCAAGGTCCAGCGCCAGACCGGCGCCGGTGGAAAACCCGCCCACGACGACCCGCCGGCAGTGGTTCCGGATGATGCCGTAGCCCAAGTCCACCGACTTGACCCAGTCCTTATAGGTTCGCGTTGCCAGGTCCGCGGGAGATGTGCCGTGCCCTTTGAGGCGCGGGGCAAAAACCCAGAGCCCCTGCCGCCCCAGGTATTCCGCCAGTTCTTTCACCTCCAGCGGCGATGCCATGTATCCGTGTATCACCAGCACGCCGATATCCCGGGACCTCCCCCGGATCAGATACGGCCGGCCGCTGTCCAACGGTTTGGATTCCCCCTTTATGAAAAAAGTTTTATAATCCGTCTGGAATTCACTTTCAGCCAGCTTCAGCAGATGCGCGTCGATCTGCCGGCGGACCCAGAATTTCGGCGTCCATGCCAGCCGTTTGAGCCGCCGCTGCAGCTGTGTCAGCGGCTCCACCTCATTGGCAATGACTTCCACCGGGTTGTCGATGCGAATGCGATGAAAGTTCAGCGGCGATGTAAATTTAGATTTGTTTTTTACCAGGTTGTTCCGCTGCCGATCTAAAACCCCTTTTTCAAGGGACAGGGACAGAAAGTCCCTGAACTTGTGAAAAGAATCATCCGCCAGCAGGTGGATCTGATCCTGCTGGAGGGCCTGGTGGAAATACACGCAGAAATCCTTCAGGTCCAGGGCGGCTGCCAGAAATGCCCGCTGACGCAGATCGTAGCGGTCGATCTTGCGGGCCGGCATCAACCGCAGGATCGAACTGAACAGATGATCATGGTTGACGGTGGTCAGGCTGTAAATATCGGACATATACCGCTGCATCACCCGGACGGATACCTTGCGCATCAATTGCCGGGACGGGATGGGATCGTCAAAGTTGATTGCGCCCCTTGCGGCAATGTCCCGGCCTATTTTGGCCTCGTCCAGATAGGGTGCGATGTCGATGGGCCGGCCGAAGCGGACATCGATATCAACACCGGACAAAAACATGGTCCCCTCGGTCATCAGCTCTTCCTTCATACGTTCCGGCAGATTTTCAACCAGCTGGGCCGCCAAATCGCTGAGGGTGTTTTCCTTGGCCCGGATCGGATAGTAGGTGATGTTCACCGGAACGATATGGGTGCTGACCTGAGAAACCGCCGCCATTGTATCGATCTTGAAAAGGTCCAGGAGCCTTTCAGCCTCTTCCGGCGCCGCGCTGCGGATCTCTCTCAGGCGCCGGCGGTAAAATTCCGTTCGCAACGCCAGTGTCGCCGCACCGGTGTGGGGCGGGTGCCTGGCGCCGGCAGCCGTGATCATGAAGTGTCCTTTTTCAACGGTCTTTTTGCTTTTGACCATCCGGCCCTCAGGAAAAATGATCCAGGCGGCCTCGCCCGTGAGCAGGGTTTTTACGATCAGTCGGTCCCGGTCGGGGTTTTTGGTGGATACCCCCCCCACCGAATTGAGAAAGCTTCCGAAAGCGCCCTTGAACAGACTGAAGTCGGCCAGCGACCATATCGGAATGCCTGTCAGCCGGTTGATGTGATACGGCATCAGCAGGGTTTCAATTCGGGTAAAGTGATTGATGACGAATAGGGTGGGCCCTTTGGGGATGTTTTCTTCCCCGTGAAAGTAGATGCGGGCCTTTAAGAGACTCGACAGGGTTTTGATGGCCAGGCCGGTTGTCCGATAGGCGAATGGATTCATATGGTCTAAACTCAGATAATAAGGTTTTGCGAAATATTCGAGAATTGCACCTTTTTAGGGATATTCCTTAAATCTAAAGTTCATATTGACATCATTCCATATTATTTTTAAATTAATATGTTTTCACTAAAAAATAAAGGGTCTCTTTCAAAATGTAACCGTCGAACCCATGTCCGGGAACGGGCGCTTTTTGAATTTTTTCAGGAGGTATAAAGTGTATTCAAAGATTCTGATACTGCGGTTTCCCCAGACCGAAGTGCAAAAGCCCATCGTGTGCCAGCTTGCCCGGGCCTACGATCTGACATTTAATATCCTAAACGCCGCCGTGCTCCCGCGCAAACAAGGCATCATGGTTCTTGAACTTTCCGGAGACAAAAAAAACTTCCGGGAAGGCGTGAAATATTTGAAGGATCAAAATGTAAACGTCCAAAACGCAGACCAGGAAGTCAAGCGCAGCAAAAAAAAGTGCACCCACTGCGGCGCCTGCACGGCCGTTTGCCCCACCGGCGCCCTTTCCGTTCAGCGCCCGGAAATGAGCGTCGAATTTGATCAGCAAAAATGCAGCGTCTGCGAGCTTTGCGTGCCGGCCTGCCCCACCCGGGCCATGAGCATCCGCCCGGTCAACTCGATAAATTTTGGATGAAACCGCTGACTGCCATTGCCATCAGCGGCGGGGTCGACTCCATGATGGCGGCGTATCGATTGCGGCAGCAGGGCCATGCGGTCATCGGAATCCATTTCCTCACCGGCTATGAAACCGCTTTATCTTCCCCTTCGACGGAAAACCTGTCCCAAGACCGCAAAAATACCATCGCCGCCGGAATCTCCGAACTCGCCGGCCGGCTTGAAATACCTTTTAGAATCCTCGACTTGAGCTCACAATTCAAAGAGGACGTCATTCGCTATTTTATTGACGGTTATGAAAAGGGCCGTACGCCCAATCCCTGTATGGTCTGTAACCCGCAGATCAAGTTCGGCGCCCTCCTTGACTTTGCCCGCACCCTGGGCGCCGAATGCCTGGCAACCGGTCATTACGCCCGCATCAGAACCGACGACAGCGGCCGATGTCATCTCCTGCGCGGGGTCGACCGCACCAAAGACCAGTCTTATTTTCTGGCATTCCTGCGCCAGGACCAGCTTTGCCGGGCGGTCTTTCCCCTGGGTGAATTTACCAAAACAGCCGTCAAGGAGATGGCGGCCCTGAACGGCCTTAAACCGCTTTCGAGTGACGAAAGCCAGGACATCTGTTTCATTAAAGGGCTCAGCTACGGTGAGTTTCTGGCCCGGCAGCCGAACTTTACGCCCCAACCCGGACCCATTGCGGATGTGGACGGAAACGTTATCGGACGGCACAACGGCCTGCACCTCTTTACCATCGGCCAGCGCCGGGGGATCAACTGCCCTTCATCCGAACCCTATTACGTCCTAGAGATCGACAAACCCCAAAATCGTCTGATCGTCGGTTTTGAAAAAGACCTGGGCGCTCTCCAGTGCCGGGTTACGGACATCAATTGGATCAACGGCATGCCACCCCCGGCCCCCCTTAAAGTGAAAACGCGCGTGCGCTACCGCCACAGCGCCGCGCCATCTGTTGTAACACCCATAGACGACCGGACCGCCGCCGTTACTTTCGATGAAGCCGAAGCTGCCATCACCCCCGGCCAGGGGGCGGTCTTTTATCAGGGTGACGAGGTCTTGGGAGGGGGGTGGATTGCCTAAATTTATCATCACCACGCTGGGCTGCAAGGTCAACCAGTATGAATCCGAAACCATTGCCGCAGCCTTGGAAAAGTCCGGCTGGACCGATGAAGCCCAAAGCGCCGCCGGCGCTGAAGTGTGCATCATCAACACCTGCGCCGTCACCAGGAAAGCAGCCATGCAGTCCCGCCAGGCCGTTCGCCAGGCTCTCAAGGCCCACCCCGGAGCGCGCATCCTGGTGACCGGATGTTATGCCCAGACCGATCCCGACGCGTTAAAAAAAATTGCCGGCATCAGTTGCGTGCTAGGCCACGCCGCCAAGCACGCCATCCCGGACATGTTGACATCCCCACCGGACAGCCCGGGGCCACTCGCCGCCGTCGGTTTCAAGCCAGCAGCAGCACCGCCATTCAGGGAGCCGGCACTGACCGTCCCCAAGAGCCGCACCCGGCCGTTTTTAAAAATCCAGGACGGCTGCGATGCCTTTTGCTCCTACTGCATCGTCCCCTATGCCCGGGGCCGTAGTTGCAGCATGCCTTTTGAAAATGTCATGGAAAATATTCGACGTTTGGCCCGGGCCGGTTTCCACGAGGTGGTCCTCTGCGGCGTGCATCTGGGCTGCTACGGCCAGGACCTTGACCCGCCCGCCAGCCTCTTTGCGGTATTACGGCAGGTGGATTCCGACCGGCCGATCGACCGCCTCAGGCTCAGCTCCATCGAACCGCGGGAAATTTCCGAGGATATCATCAATCTGACGGCTGCTTCAAAACAGCTCTGTCATCATTTTCACATCCCGCTGCAAAGCGGGGATGATACGATCCTGGAGCGCATGAAGCGGCCTTATTCCCGGAGTTTTTTCAGGGAACTGGTCCTTAAAATACGTGCCGCCATGCCGGATGCAGCCATCGGCGCGGATGTTCTCATCGGGTTTCCGGGTGAAACCGAGGCTGCCTTTCAAAACACGGTGGACCTGATCGAGGAACTGCCTTTGACCTATTTGCATGTGTTCCCCTTTTCAGCCCGCAAGGGCACCCCGGCCGACACTTTTACCGGCAAGGTCCCCGCCCAGGTCATCAAATCAAGATGTCACAGTCTGCGTCAGATTGGCGCCGCCATAAAAAAGGATTTTTACAGGCGCTTTATCGGCCGGACCCTGCCGGTGCTCATTGAAGGCCGGCGGGACGCCTCCGGCATGCTCAAGGGATTTACCGCCAATTATCTGCCGGTAGGTTTAAGTGGCGGGGACAACCTGAAAAATACCATCGTCCCTGTCCGGATCGAATCCATTGAAAAGGATCTTACCCTCCGCGGCACACTCTCAGAGTAATAACCGGGTCCAGAGAACTCGGCTTTGATTATCCCTGGAAGGGAATATTTTATTGTTGTTTGTACTTCTAATTTTGTATCAGTTCATATCGGCAGAGCCAAAGACCTCTCCATATTAAGATCTCTTTTCCCTGATTGTTCTTGACCTTCCCTTTGGAATTGGATAATTCATTTCTCGCTTAAATATGCTTTTTAACACCTCTTCATAACTCCATCCTACACAGGGTATTAAGTGATGAAATTTTTTAAGAAAGAGACCGATTTTTTTGAAATTTTCGAGTGTATGGGTGACAACCTTGTCAAAGCATCCGCCGCCTTAGTTGATTTTTTTAACGATTTCAGTAATATATCAAATAAAATCAAGCACATTAAAGACCTGGAACACGATAACGATCTGCTGACCCATGAAATCATACGGAAGCTGAACCAGACATTTATTACCCCCATCGACCGGGAAGATATTCATCTGCTGGCGACGAGAATGGATGATATTTTAGACCTGATGTGGGGT contains:
- a CDS encoding AAA family ATPase, translating into MSPDNTRVEAMDASATANVIYLKERSFFMLKKDLILRNPLRLLGNEQETILSPGGFGAILARAGVGKTSLMVQLALNTLLGNRNVLHISMNDPVKKVSLWYEEVFRHIADKYQLAQIDQLWEGILPHRFIMTFKVEVFSVPKLEERLTDLTEQGIFFPNMIIIDGLPFTESAREMLQELKQLALKHALHVWFSVRTHRHETVDTDPDGVPSAFQNVADLFEVLIGLKPEGEEIHVRVLKGGSADRDPRGLQLDPATMLIMDIADKAAAV
- a CDS encoding alpha/beta fold hydrolase; translation: MNPFAYRTTGLAIKTLSSLLKARIYFHGEENIPKGPTLFVINHFTRIETLLMPYHINRLTGIPIWSLADFSLFKGAFGSFLNSVGGVSTKNPDRDRLIVKTLLTGEAAWIIFPEGRMVKSKKTVEKGHFMITAAGARHPPHTGAATLALRTEFYRRRLREIRSAAPEEAERLLDLFKIDTMAAVSQVSTHIVPVNITYYPIRAKENTLSDLAAQLVENLPERMKEELMTEGTMFLSGVDIDVRFGRPIDIAPYLDEAKIGRDIAARGAINFDDPIPSRQLMRKVSVRVMQRYMSDIYSLTTVNHDHLFSSILRLMPARKIDRYDLRQRAFLAAALDLKDFCVYFHQALQQDQIHLLADDSFHKFRDFLSLSLEKGVLDRQRNNLVKNKSKFTSPLNFHRIRIDNPVEVIANEVEPLTQLQRRLKRLAWTPKFWVRRQIDAHLLKLAESEFQTDYKTFFIKGESKPLDSGRPYLIRGRSRDIGVLVIHGYMASPLEVKELAEYLGRQGLWVFAPRLKGHGTSPADLATRTYKDWVKSVDLGYGIIRNHCRRVVVGGFSTGAGLALDLAARIKDIAGIFAVSPPMRLQDFSSKFVPAVDGWNRIMKRVHWEGAQKEFVENRPENPHINYVRNPVAGIRELERLMEALAPKLGEITSPALVIQSRRDPVVDPKGSRRAFEQLGSADKAYTLFNFNRHGILLGPGAERVHRAINDFIMHLK
- a CDS encoding NIL domain-containing protein translates to MYSKILILRFPQTEVQKPIVCQLARAYDLTFNILNAAVLPRKQGIMVLELSGDKKNFREGVKYLKDQNVNVQNADQEVKRSKKKCTHCGACTAVCPTGALSVQRPEMSVEFDQQKCSVCELCVPACPTRAMSIRPVNSINFG
- the mnmA gene encoding tRNA 2-thiouridine(34) synthase MnmA, with protein sequence MKPLTAIAISGGVDSMMAAYRLRQQGHAVIGIHFLTGYETALSSPSTENLSQDRKNTIAAGISELAGRLEIPFRILDLSSQFKEDVIRYFIDGYEKGRTPNPCMVCNPQIKFGALLDFARTLGAECLATGHYARIRTDDSGRCHLLRGVDRTKDQSYFLAFLRQDQLCRAVFPLGEFTKTAVKEMAALNGLKPLSSDESQDICFIKGLSYGEFLARQPNFTPQPGPIADVDGNVIGRHNGLHLFTIGQRRGINCPSSEPYYVLEIDKPQNRLIVGFEKDLGALQCRVTDINWINGMPPPAPLKVKTRVRYRHSAAPSVVTPIDDRTAAVTFDEAEAAITPGQGAVFYQGDEVLGGGWIA
- the mtaB gene encoding tRNA (N(6)-L-threonylcarbamoyladenosine(37)-C(2))-methylthiotransferase MtaB; amino-acid sequence: MPKFIITTLGCKVNQYESETIAAALEKSGWTDEAQSAAGAEVCIINTCAVTRKAAMQSRQAVRQALKAHPGARILVTGCYAQTDPDALKKIAGISCVLGHAAKHAIPDMLTSPPDSPGPLAAVGFKPAAAPPFREPALTVPKSRTRPFLKIQDGCDAFCSYCIVPYARGRSCSMPFENVMENIRRLARAGFHEVVLCGVHLGCYGQDLDPPASLFAVLRQVDSDRPIDRLRLSSIEPREISEDIINLTAASKQLCHHFHIPLQSGDDTILERMKRPYSRSFFRELVLKIRAAMPDAAIGADVLIGFPGETEAAFQNTVDLIEELPLTYLHVFPFSARKGTPADTFTGKVPAQVIKSRCHSLRQIGAAIKKDFYRRFIGRTLPVLIEGRRDASGMLKGFTANYLPVGLSGGDNLKNTIVPVRIESIEKDLTLRGTLSE